TCTTCCGCAGACCGACCGTTCGCGCGCTCGCTGCCGCCGTCCTGCTCGCGCCCGCGCTGCACGCCCAGGAGTTTCGCCCCGCCGCCACCTTCATCCAGGTGAACGACGTCTACCGCATCGACGCGGTGGAGGGCGGGCGCGTGGGCGGGCTGGGCCGCGTGGTGACCGCCGCCGAGGCCGCGCGTCGCAGGACGGGCGTGCCCGTACGCGTGCTGCACGCCGGCGACTTCATCGCGCCCTCAATTGAAAGTCGGTACTTCGCGGGGCTGCAGATGATCGACGCGCTGAACTTCCTTCACGCCCGCGCGCCGATGATCGTCGTGCCGGGCAACCACGAGTTCGACGAGCGCCGCCCGGGCATGCTGGCCGGCGCCATCAACGCGTCGCGCTTTCCCTGGCTGGCCGCCAACGTCCGCCTGAACACCGGCGACGCGGGGGCCGACCGGCGCCTGGGCACCGACACCATCATCGACGCCGGCGGCATGCGCGTGGGCATCTTTACGCTCACCTTTGTGGACGCGCCCCGCGAGTACGCGTCCGTGGACACCGCGTACGTGGCCATCGCCGAGCGCCAGATCCGCGAGCTGGAGTCGCAGGGGGCCGAGGCCATCATCGGGCTGACGCACCTGGACCTGGGGCAGGACCAGCAGATCGCCGCGCTGCGCGCCACACACCCCAAGCTGGTGTGGATCGCGGGCGGGCACGAGCACTTCCTCATCCACCATCCGCTCACCGACAGCACCGCCGCCATCACCAAGGGCGACAGCAACGCGCGCCGCATCTGGCAGGTGGTGCTGGGCCGCCGCGGCGGAGCGCCGGCCGTGCGCGCGGACTCCATCGTGCTCGACGCCACGGTGGCCGTCGATCCCGCGTACCAGCGCCAGGTGCAGGCGAAGTGGGCCGACAGCATGCGCGCCAAGATCCCCTTCTTCGACCAGGTGATCGGGCGCGCCGCCACGCGGATGGACGCGTCGGAGGAGGTGGTGCGCAACGAGGAAAGCGCCTGGGGCAACTGGCTGGCCGACGTGATGCGCCGCGCCTACCCCGACATCCCCGCCGACGTCGGCATCCTGAACGGCGGCGCCATCCGCATCGACGACAGAATCCAGGGCGACATCCGCTGGGAGCACCTGGCGCGCACCTTCGGCTTTCCCACGCGGGTGGGGCTGGTGTGGCTGCGCGGGCGCGACCTGCGGGAAGCCGTGCTGGAGCGCGGCGTTTCGGGCGGCCGGGGCGAGGGGAGCTTCCTGCAGGTTTCCGGGATGCGCTTCAGCTATGACCGCTCGCGCGCGCCTGGGCAGCGGGTCACCTCGGTCGACATCCGGCGCGGCGACGCGTGGGAGCCGCTGGACGACAACCGCGTCTACGTGGTGGCGGTTCCCGACTACCTGATGGGTGGCGGCGACACGTACACCTTTCACAACCGCGCGGTCATGAGCATTCCGCCGGGGCCGGACCTGCGGCTGATGGCGTTCGACGCCCTGGCCGCCGCGTACGCCGCCGGGCAGCCCATCAGCCCGGCCGTGGAAGGCCGCATCACCGAGCGCGGCGCCGCGCGTCCATGACATCCCACACCCGGAGCGAAACGTGAGCCAGGCTACTCCTGCGTCCGCTGCCAACGCGTTCTCCTCCAGCGAGCTGGTGGTGCTCTTCGGCGACCAGTTCGTGCCCGACGCGTCGATGCTGTCCAGCAAGGAGGAAATCCTCACCAGCGGCGTGCGCGTCAACTCGCAGACGCTGATGGAAAAGGCCATGCACGCGGCCGTGTGGACGCTGCAGCGCGCGGGCGCCGTCCGGCTGGAGATCCGACAGGGCAAGGCGCTGTTCGGGCTGATCAGGACGCGGAAGCTGCACCTGGTGCGGGGCACGGCCTCCGCCAGCTATCCCGGGGGCTCGCTGGAGGCGCACCTGGTGGAGGCGGCGGGGATGGAGAACGAGCTGGATGGCGTGCTCGCGGCGTTCATCGGCCAGGACTCGCACGATCCCCCCGCGCGCGCCATCGGGCTGATGAAGCGGGGGCTTTACGGCCGCGGTTTGCTGGAGGTGGTGGAGGAGAAGACGTTGATGGTGTTCACCTCCATCAGGTACGTGCTTCCCGCCTCCACGCGCGAGCTGGCGTCGCGGCAGTCGGTGCAACCCATCAAGCAGCTGCTGGCGGAGGTAGAGCAGAAGGAGCCGGAGCTGTTCAAGGCGGTAGACAAGGCCATCGACTCGGCGCGGGTGAAGATGACGGAGGACAGCGACTGATGAAGAGCTACGTGATCGTGCTGG
This DNA window, taken from Longimicrobium sp., encodes the following:
- a CDS encoding bifunctional metallophosphatase/5'-nucleotidase: MIFRRPTVRALAAAVLLAPALHAQEFRPAATFIQVNDVYRIDAVEGGRVGGLGRVVTAAEAARRRTGVPVRVLHAGDFIAPSIESRYFAGLQMIDALNFLHARAPMIVVPGNHEFDERRPGMLAGAINASRFPWLAANVRLNTGDAGADRRLGTDTIIDAGGMRVGIFTLTFVDAPREYASVDTAYVAIAERQIRELESQGAEAIIGLTHLDLGQDQQIAALRATHPKLVWIAGGHEHFLIHHPLTDSTAAITKGDSNARRIWQVVLGRRGGAPAVRADSIVLDATVAVDPAYQRQVQAKWADSMRAKIPFFDQVIGRAATRMDASEEVVRNEESAWGNWLADVMRRAYPDIPADVGILNGGAIRIDDRIQGDIRWEHLARTFGFPTRVGLVWLRGRDLREAVLERGVSGGRGEGSFLQVSGMRFSYDRSRAPGQRVTSVDIRRGDAWEPLDDNRVYVVAVPDYLMGGGDTYTFHNRAVMSIPPGPDLRLMAFDALAAAYAAGQPISPAVEGRITERGAARP